A genome region from Hippopotamus amphibius kiboko isolate mHipAmp2 chromosome 1, mHipAmp2.hap2, whole genome shotgun sequence includes the following:
- the LOC130832770 gene encoding cytochrome c oxidase subunit NDUFA4-like, protein MLHQIIGQAKKHPSVIPLFIFIGAGGTGAALYVLHLAMFNPDVSWDRKRNPEPRNKLSPNDQYKLYSVNVDYCKLKKEGPDF, encoded by the coding sequence ATGCTTCACCAGATCATCGGTCAGGCCAAGAAGCATCCTAGCGTGATCCCCCTCTTCATATTTATTGGAGCGGGAGGTACTGGAGCAGCACTGTATGTCTTGCACCTGGCGATGTTCAATCCAGATGTCAGTTGGGACAGAAAGAGGAACCCAGAACCCAGGAACAAACTGAGTCCCAATGATCAGTACAAGTTGTACTCAGTGAATGTAGATTACTGCAAACTGAAGAAAGAAGGTCCAGACTTCTAA